One region of Vicinamibacterales bacterium genomic DNA includes:
- a CDS encoding BON domain-containing protein produces MIALLFTVVQAKAADTPDAWLTAKAKVALMTTEGIRTTHLNVDTVNGVVTLHGQVPAADQKTKAAEVVTKLDGVKEVKNLLQVVPSAERKAVKRSDDEIKKELDGAWKSHKALDDSGIKVQSVNDGVVLLSGTTKSHAAYVESVEIADAVRGVRHVSSEVVLEPSK; encoded by the coding sequence ATGATTGCTCTGCTATTTACCGTCGTCCAGGCCAAGGCGGCCGATACGCCAGACGCGTGGCTGACCGCCAAGGCCAAAGTCGCGCTGATGACCACCGAAGGCATCCGGACGACTCATCTGAATGTCGACACGGTCAACGGCGTGGTGACGCTCCACGGACAGGTGCCGGCGGCTGATCAGAAGACGAAGGCGGCAGAGGTCGTCACCAAGCTCGACGGGGTGAAGGAAGTGAAGAACCTGCTCCAGGTCGTGCCGAGCGCCGAGCGTAAAGCCGTGAAGCGGTCAGACGACGAGATCAAGAAGGAGCTTGATGGCGCGTGGAAGAGCCACAAGGCGCTGGACGACAGCGGCATCAAAGTCCAGTCGGTGAACGACGGAGTGGTGCTGCTTTCGGGCACCACGAAGTCGCACGCCGCATACGTGGAATCGGTCGAGATCGCGGACGCGGTCCGCGGCGTGAGACACGTATCGTCGGAAGTCGTGCTCGAACCCTCGAAGTAG
- a CDS encoding protein kinase — protein sequence MSLASGTQLGSYQIVGMLGAGGMGEVYRARDTSLGREVAIKVLPASFSADAERLRRFLQEAQAAAALDHPNILAIYYVGQHDGAPFIVSELLKGATIRERLQDGALPLRKAIDYAVQIARGLAAAHDKGIVHRDLKPDNVFVTEDGRAKILDFGVAKLRHDDAPGDSTRTIQTGEGVVLGTVGYMSPEQVRGQPVDGRSDLFSLGAMLYEMVSGRRAFHKATAADTMSAVLKDDPPEVSAGDRGVPPVVDRLIRRCLEKNPHERFQSARDLSFALEDTTVASSSGAHATTMGATAARPRSPLAVAAAAVMLLAAGVAGGVWSGLGRHPAATPVFQRLTFRRGPVLTARFAPDGKTIAYGAAWDGNPSETYVATTDNPESRSLGFPKTDLYAISATGELALSLRTHDPFPPRAGVLARLPLLGGAAPREVRDDVEFADWAPDGSIAVTLDTGVGDRLEYPIGTVLYESLNAIHHIRVSPDGGRVAFWEPADGGLAVEVIDRARQKTILAGGWLDVEGLAWTPAGDEIWFSARDASGWGIFAVTPAAKGRVVMRSPGQLLLHDIAKDGRVLAARESRERGIRFAGATGEERDLSWHDRSALGDLSADGRRLLFSEVGDAGGAAGSLYLRNTDGSPAVRLGDGVGLALSPDGQWALASAVSGSSMTLLPTGPGAARTLAKGNLAYYWAQAVWTPDSRSVIFYASEAKRGPRLIVQPIDGAPRAVGPEGLLAGLALSPDARQIATNVDGKGYLIDVVSGATKPFPAIDGRRAMAWAADGRSLLTYTTDIAMTVSKLDLATGRESAWKTFMPADRAGVVAILGARITPDERSYAYTYARRLSELYVISGLK from the coding sequence ATGAGTCTCGCTTCCGGTACGCAGCTGGGGTCCTACCAGATCGTGGGGATGCTCGGCGCGGGGGGCATGGGCGAAGTCTACCGCGCCCGTGACACGTCGCTCGGTCGCGAGGTCGCCATCAAGGTCCTGCCGGCGTCGTTCTCGGCCGATGCGGAGCGGCTGCGTCGCTTCCTCCAGGAAGCCCAGGCCGCCGCGGCGCTCGATCACCCGAACATCCTGGCGATCTACTACGTCGGTCAGCACGACGGCGCGCCGTTCATCGTCTCGGAGCTGCTCAAGGGCGCGACGATACGCGAGCGGTTGCAGGACGGCGCCCTGCCGCTCCGCAAGGCGATCGACTACGCCGTCCAGATCGCGCGCGGCCTGGCGGCGGCGCACGACAAAGGGATCGTCCATCGCGACCTGAAGCCCGACAACGTCTTCGTGACCGAGGACGGCCGCGCCAAGATTCTCGACTTCGGCGTCGCCAAGCTGCGTCACGACGACGCGCCGGGTGATTCGACGCGCACGATTCAAACGGGCGAGGGTGTGGTGCTCGGCACCGTCGGCTACATGTCGCCGGAGCAGGTGCGCGGCCAGCCGGTGGATGGTCGGTCGGATCTGTTTTCGCTCGGCGCAATGCTCTACGAGATGGTCTCGGGCCGCCGCGCGTTTCACAAGGCCACCGCCGCCGACACCATGAGCGCCGTGCTCAAGGACGATCCGCCCGAGGTCAGCGCCGGCGATCGCGGCGTGCCGCCGGTCGTCGATCGCCTCATTCGCCGCTGTCTCGAGAAGAATCCGCACGAGCGTTTCCAGTCGGCGCGCGACCTCTCGTTTGCGCTGGAAGACACGACCGTGGCCTCGTCCTCCGGCGCGCACGCCACCACGATGGGAGCCACGGCCGCGCGTCCGCGATCGCCGCTGGCCGTCGCGGCCGCAGCCGTCATGCTGCTGGCGGCGGGTGTCGCCGGCGGGGTGTGGTCGGGCCTCGGACGGCACCCCGCGGCGACCCCGGTCTTCCAGCGTCTGACCTTCCGCCGTGGTCCGGTGCTCACCGCGCGCTTTGCGCCAGACGGCAAGACCATCGCCTACGGCGCGGCGTGGGACGGCAATCCGTCGGAGACCTACGTCGCCACGACCGACAATCCGGAATCGCGCTCACTCGGCTTTCCGAAGACAGATCTCTACGCCATCTCAGCCACCGGCGAACTCGCGTTGTCGCTGCGGACGCATGACCCGTTTCCGCCCCGCGCCGGCGTGCTCGCACGGCTGCCGCTCCTCGGCGGCGCCGCGCCTCGCGAAGTACGGGACGACGTCGAGTTCGCCGACTGGGCGCCGGACGGATCTATCGCGGTGACGCTCGACACCGGGGTCGGCGACCGCCTCGAGTACCCGATCGGGACCGTTCTCTACGAGAGCCTCAACGCGATCCATCACATCCGCGTGTCGCCGGACGGCGGCCGCGTCGCGTTCTGGGAGCCCGCCGACGGCGGCCTGGCGGTCGAGGTCATCGACCGCGCCAGGCAGAAGACGATCCTGGCGGGCGGCTGGCTCGACGTCGAGGGGCTGGCCTGGACGCCGGCGGGCGACGAGATATGGTTCTCGGCGCGCGACGCGAGCGGCTGGGGCATCTTCGCGGTGACGCCGGCGGCGAAGGGCCGTGTGGTGATGCGCTCGCCGGGTCAACTCCTCCTGCACGACATCGCCAAGGACGGGCGCGTCCTCGCCGCGCGCGAATCGCGAGAGAGGGGGATCCGCTTCGCGGGAGCCACTGGCGAGGAGCGCGATCTGTCCTGGCACGATCGCTCGGCACTCGGCGACCTGTCTGCCGACGGCCGCCGCTTGCTCTTCTCTGAGGTCGGCGATGCCGGCGGCGCCGCCGGCTCGCTCTACCTCAGGAACACCGACGGGTCGCCCGCAGTCCGCCTCGGCGACGGCGTCGGTCTGGCGCTGTCGCCCGACGGCCAGTGGGCCCTGGCGTCGGCGGTGTCCGGATCGTCGATGACCCTCCTGCCGACCGGGCCCGGCGCGGCACGGACGCTGGCGAAAGGCAACCTCGCGTACTACTGGGCGCAGGCGGTCTGGACACCCGACAGCCGCAGCGTCATCTTCTATGCGAGCGAGGCGAAGCGCGGACCACGATTGATCGTGCAGCCCATCGACGGCGCTCCGCGGGCGGTCGGTCCCGAGGGGCTGCTGGCCGGGCTCGCCCTGTCGCCAGATGCCCGGCAGATCGCGACAAACGTCGATGGCAAGGGGTATCTCATCGACGTGGTGAGCGGTGCGACGAAGCCCTTTCCCGCGATCGACGGGCGCCGGGCGATGGCCTGGGCGGCCGACGGCCGTTCGCTGTTGACCTACACCACTGACATCGCGATGACCGTCAGCAAGCTCGATCTGGCGACCGGCAGAGAATCAGCCTGGAAGACGTTCATGCCGGCCGACCGCGCCGGCGTCGTGGCCATCCTCGGCGCGCGTATCACGCCCGACGAGCGGTCCTACGCCTATACCTACGCGCGTCGCCTGTCGGAGTTGTATGTCATCAGTGGCCTGAAGTGA
- a CDS encoding GlsB/YeaQ/YmgE family stress response membrane protein has translation MIYAILVGLIAGWLAGQVMKGGGYGVLVDILLGLVGGVIGGWLFGALGILPGSGVIGSIIVAFVGAVILVALTRAIKRA, from the coding sequence GTGATTTACGCAATTCTGGTGGGCTTGATCGCGGGGTGGCTCGCAGGCCAAGTCATGAAGGGCGGCGGCTATGGCGTCCTCGTCGACATCCTTCTCGGTCTGGTCGGCGGCGTCATCGGCGGGTGGCTGTTCGGCGCTCTCGGCATCCTTCCTGGCAGCGGCGTGATCGGATCGATCATCGTCGCCTTCGTCGGCGCAGTGATCCTCGTCGCGCTGACGCGCGCCATCAAACGAGCGTGA
- a CDS encoding DUF2164 domain-containing protein, with the protein MKIRLSAERRTAVLASITEYHAAEFDERLSAFRAEALLDFFVRQLGPPVYNQGVRDAAAFVQAKLGDIEGEVYERD; encoded by the coding sequence ATGAAAATCCGGCTCTCGGCCGAGCGTCGCACCGCGGTGCTCGCATCGATCACCGAATACCACGCGGCCGAGTTCGACGAAAGGCTCAGCGCGTTTCGCGCCGAGGCGCTGCTCGACTTCTTCGTGCGTCAGCTCGGTCCGCCGGTCTACAACCAGGGCGTGCGCGATGCCGCCGCGTTCGTGCAGGCCAAGCTCGGCGACATCGAAGGCGAGGTCTACGAACGCGACTGA
- a CDS encoding EamA family transporter → MNWLMFALISALAAAATAILAKVGVEGVPSNLATAIRTVVVAVCAWLLVGATGEIRGAMTISRRSLVFLGLSGVATAISWIAYFRALQLAPASRVSPVDKLSLPLTIVLAAALLGEQIGWRVTIGVSLMTVGAILTIGR, encoded by the coding sequence ATGAACTGGCTGATGTTTGCGTTGATCTCCGCACTCGCGGCGGCTGCCACGGCCATTCTGGCCAAGGTCGGTGTCGAGGGTGTGCCTTCGAATCTCGCGACGGCGATCCGCACGGTCGTGGTCGCAGTGTGCGCCTGGCTGCTGGTCGGCGCCACGGGAGAAATCCGCGGCGCGATGACGATCTCACGCCGTTCGCTCGTCTTTCTCGGCCTGTCGGGCGTCGCGACGGCCATTTCCTGGATCGCCTACTTCCGGGCGCTGCAACTCGCGCCGGCGTCGCGGGTGAGCCCGGTCGACAAGCTCAGTCTTCCATTGACGATTGTCCTGGCGGCGGCGCTGCTCGGCGAACAGATCGGCTGGCGTGTGACGATCGGCGTGTCGCTCATGACGGTCGGCGCCATCCTCACCATCGGTCGCTGA